A section of the Labrus mixtus chromosome 15, fLabMix1.1, whole genome shotgun sequence genome encodes:
- the LOC132990196 gene encoding galactose-specific lectin nattectin-like — protein sequence MASGLKLIPLLCLTSGLWATVVYGNHSGSCKTCPSGWTQFDGSCYMFHFRDMDWADAERYCTTVGGNLASVHNKEEYTFLRTTLQAVAGKQLAVWLGGYDAVKEGVWLWSDGTFFDFKHWAKGEPNNYAGHENCMEMNFRGRDYVNDCSCKAKRSFFCEKLL from the exons ATGGCGTCAGGTCTGAAGTTGATCCCACTCCTCTGTTTGACCAGTGGACTGTGGGCTACGGTT gtgTATGGGAATCATTCAG GTTCCTGTAAAACGTGCCCGTCTGGTTGGACTCAGTTTGACGGAAGCTGTTACATGTTCCACTTCAGAGATATGGATTGGGCTGATGCAGAg CGTTACTGCACTACTGTTGGTGGTAATCTGGCTTCTGTCCACAACAAAGAGGAGTACACCTTCCTCAGAACTACTCTGCAGGCAGTGGCTGGCAAACAGTTAGCGGTTTGGCTTGGAGGATATGATGCTGTAAAG GAGGGTGTGTGGCTGTGGAGCGACGGCACTTTCTTTGACTTCAAACACTGGGCCAAAGGGGAGCCAAACAACTACGCTGGACACGAGAACTGCATGGAGATGAACTTCAGGG GAAGGGATTATGTCAACGATTGCAGCTGTAAAGCGAAGAGATCTTTCTTTTGTGAGAAGCTCCTGTGA
- the LOC132990200 gene encoding galactose-specific lectin nattectin-like gives MASALRVFVLCLASGLMILANGDNADQEGDCDGPCPSGWTHFDTRCFLFQLDEKEWSDAERHCTLLDGNLASIQTSGEYTFLRDLIHKATHTHKEVWVGGYDSPKNNVWLWSDGSQFEFNGWGKGEPNDHWGEGCMEMNFRGRDYVNDAKCNKKKSFVCAMTP, from the exons ATGGCTTCTGCTCTCCGTGTCTTTGTTCTCTGTTTGGCCAGCGGACTGATGATCTTAGCGAAT GGGGATAATGCAGATCAAGAAG GTGATTGTGATGGACCCTGCCCATCTGGTTGGACTCATTTTGACACCCGCTGTTTCCTGTTCCAGCTCGATGAAAAGGAGTGGTCAGATGCAGAG CGTCACTGCACTCTTCTTGACGGAAACCTGGCTTCAATCCAAACGTCAGGCGAGTACACCTTCCTCAGAGACCTGATTCACAAAGCGACCCACACCCATAAAGAAGTCTGGGTCGGAGGCTATGATTCTCCAAAG AACAACGTGTGGCTGTGGAGTGATGGTTCTCAGTTTGAGTTCAATGGCTGGGGAAAAGGAGAGCCTAACGACCACTGGGGGGAAGGATGTATGGAGATGAACTTCAGAG GACGCGATTACGTCAACGATGCAAAGTGTAACAAGAAGAAATCTTTTGTTTGTGCCATGACGCCATAA
- the LOC132990199 gene encoding galactose-specific lectin nattectin-like, producing MASGLQLIMLLCLTSRLWIGVASCSILTGESCKTCPQGWIHFDKSCYLFQFTQMDWADAERHCTAIGGNLPSVHANDQYTFLRNTIHQLTGRHGGAWLGGYDAVKEGVWLWSDGSLFDFKHWAKGEPNDRSGKTNCMEMNFRGKDYVNDTSCNQKRSFFCEKHL from the exons ATGGCGTCAGGTCTTCAGTTGATCATGCTCCTCTGTTTGACCAGTAGACTATGGATCGGGGTT gcATCATGTTCGATACTAACAG GTGAATCCTGCAAGACTTGCCCTCAGGGTTGGATTCATTTTGACAAAAGCTGCTACCTTTTCCAGTTCACTCAGATGGATTGGGCTGATGCAGAG CGCCACTGCACCGCCATTGGAGGAAATCTGCCTTCTGTCCACGCCAATGACCAGTACACCTTCCTCAGAAATACTATTCATCAGTTGACTGGGCGACATGGTGGTGCTTGGCTTGGAGGATATGATGCTGTAAAG GAGGGTGTGTGGCTGTGGAGTGATGGTTCCCTTTTTGACTTCAAACACTGGGCCAAAGGGGAGCCAAATGACAGGAGTGGAAAAACGAACTGCATGGAGATGAACTTCCGAG gAAAGGATTACGTCAACGACACCTCTTGCAATCAGAAGAGATCTTTCTTTTGTGAGAAGCACTTGTGA